Proteins encoded in a region of the Pseudomonas viciae genome:
- a CDS encoding GNAT family N-acetyltransferase, with protein MSIVLYHQAGPDKSSIDQVLNLVASFCTDLRLDAIPISNAFYSLYQWALVREVDSYIRRIGHTSAPVELLLAFDEVKLDEVVGFLLYLPVMKQPNACGVCYMAVKSSYQRRGIGKSLLATMLDRYPHAELTCSVSNVRFYESVGFSVVGTHSSQVAMSTREQPTEGEILLIDARSILGSPEARQRQMELEQRWGKKEMRYAIQQFERHVSKLVLQTNEFVKARLGR; from the coding sequence ATGTCCATCGTTTTGTATCACCAAGCCGGTCCAGATAAGTCATCAATTGATCAAGTTTTGAACCTGGTAGCATCTTTCTGCACGGATCTCAGGCTTGATGCTATTCCAATCAGTAACGCTTTCTACAGCTTGTACCAATGGGCGCTCGTACGTGAAGTCGATTCATACATCAGGCGAATAGGACACACGAGTGCTCCCGTTGAACTGCTCTTGGCTTTCGATGAAGTAAAGCTAGACGAAGTAGTTGGATTTCTTCTCTACCTCCCGGTGATGAAACAGCCCAATGCGTGTGGGGTGTGCTACATGGCCGTGAAGAGTTCTTATCAACGGCGTGGGATTGGGAAATCGCTGCTAGCTACAATGCTTGATCGTTATCCTCACGCCGAGTTGACGTGCTCAGTCTCGAATGTGCGCTTTTACGAGAGCGTGGGATTTAGCGTGGTTGGCACTCACAGCTCCCAAGTAGCGATGAGTACCAGAGAGCAGCCCACAGAAGGAGAGATATTACTCATAGACGCGAGATCGATCCTTGGATCTCCTGAGGCGCGGCAACGCCAAATGGAGCTAGAGCAGCGTTGGGGCAAAAAAGAGATGCGATACGCGATACAGCAGTTTGAACGTCACGTTTCCAAGCTGGTTCTTCAAACCAATGAGTTTGTAAAAGCGCGGCTTGGGCGGTAG
- the mobH gene encoding MobH family relaxase translates to MFSLFHRKLRRALGPTAAASPTSPAGLTTPQSAKSLLAAPHKQKLLEQIWQCTAVSRPQFDKLYLDPIRRYAELVQFLPASESQHHAYSGGMLDHGLEVITYALKMRPSRLLPSGAQPEVQIAQAEAWNAALVYASLGENLGKIAIDVQVEYSDGCAWHPWHGPLTRPYQFRYRKDREHRLRGTASCLMIQQLLSREILDWLSAFPELWASLIFHWSGHSEHTGELGALITQANQASVAKAMGSGPINAMSAAKHALRHKLLDSLRYLLASELKLNQPEASDGWLTREALWLVSKNVSDKLHHHLLSQGVDGVPEQEIAVLDVLLEYGIALPTADGEAIWKVTVTSERGWLQNFTVLKLLPALIWNGRARPVAFTGKVTVDLLEGPSAAPFTSDDPARATTATETNKPATITIQPDPSLSDTVSPDSLDPLRNQFGAPSKWPEDSESAPITECAPSAEEPSVPDKYAKPSGEHFMEWLIEGVRTQEIIMNDDQALVHSVEDTLFLVTPGIFQRYAKAFPHFACISKRQGQSDWEWVQRRFGKMKLHRIQANGRCIWTCELSGARRTRFLHGYFLKKHYGLISDSSSNNPNLKLVTPGSEKPHTTLGNTR, encoded by the coding sequence ATGTTCTCGCTGTTCCATCGCAAGCTTCGGCGTGCACTCGGCCCTACCGCTGCAGCCAGCCCAACATCACCCGCCGGTCTGACCACTCCCCAATCTGCAAAATCACTCTTGGCCGCTCCCCACAAACAAAAATTGCTGGAGCAGATCTGGCAGTGCACCGCCGTATCCCGCCCTCAATTCGATAAACTTTATCTCGACCCAATTAGACGATACGCCGAACTGGTCCAATTTCTGCCAGCCTCCGAAAGCCAGCACCATGCATATTCCGGTGGGATGTTGGACCATGGCCTGGAAGTAATTACGTACGCTCTCAAAATGCGCCCATCACGATTACTGCCCTCAGGAGCTCAACCAGAAGTTCAGATAGCTCAAGCGGAAGCGTGGAATGCCGCACTGGTATACGCCAGCCTGGGAGAAAACCTTGGCAAGATTGCGATTGATGTCCAAGTCGAATATTCGGATGGCTGCGCCTGGCACCCATGGCACGGACCGCTGACTCGACCTTACCAATTTCGATACCGGAAGGACCGCGAGCATCGACTGCGCGGGACCGCATCCTGCCTGATGATCCAGCAGCTATTAAGCAGGGAAATCCTAGACTGGCTTTCCGCCTTTCCTGAACTGTGGGCCTCTCTAATATTCCACTGGTCTGGCCATAGCGAACATACTGGCGAACTCGGCGCCCTCATTACTCAAGCCAATCAAGCTTCAGTAGCCAAAGCTATGGGAAGTGGCCCAATTAACGCGATGTCTGCCGCAAAACATGCACTGCGACACAAACTCCTCGACAGCCTTCGCTACCTGCTCGCCTCAGAGCTAAAGCTCAACCAGCCCGAAGCCTCGGATGGCTGGCTCACGCGAGAGGCTCTATGGCTGGTCAGCAAAAACGTATCAGACAAGCTTCATCACCACCTCCTCTCTCAGGGTGTTGATGGAGTGCCAGAACAAGAGATCGCTGTACTCGATGTACTGCTGGAGTACGGTATTGCCCTGCCCACGGCCGATGGGGAAGCCATCTGGAAAGTGACTGTCACGAGCGAGAGGGGTTGGTTGCAAAACTTCACTGTCCTGAAACTATTACCGGCATTGATCTGGAACGGTAGAGCGCGTCCAGTTGCTTTCACGGGCAAGGTGACAGTTGATCTACTTGAGGGCCCGTCTGCGGCACCGTTTACCAGCGATGACCCCGCGCGGGCGACCACTGCAACTGAGACCAATAAGCCAGCGACCATAACCATACAACCAGATCCATCACTGTCAGATACAGTATCACCCGACTCTCTCGACCCATTGAGGAATCAATTCGGCGCGCCTTCCAAGTGGCCTGAAGACTCCGAGTCCGCACCTATCACCGAATGTGCCCCTTCAGCAGAAGAACCGTCCGTACCAGACAAGTATGCGAAGCCAAGCGGCGAACACTTCATGGAGTGGCTGATCGAAGGCGTGCGTACTCAGGAGATCATCATGAATGACGATCAAGCGCTGGTGCACTCCGTCGAAGACACACTCTTCTTGGTCACTCCTGGAATCTTCCAACGCTACGCGAAAGCATTTCCCCATTTCGCCTGCATCTCGAAAAGACAGGGCCAGTCTGACTGGGAATGGGTTCAAAGGCGCTTTGGGAAAATGAAACTGCACCGTATACAAGCGAACGGTCGCTGCATCTGGACATGTGAGCTCAGCGGCGCGCGTAGAACACGTTTCTTGCACGGCTATTTCTTGAAAAAGCACTATGGCTTGATAAGCGATTCGTCCTCCAACAACCCGAATTTGAAGTTGGTGACGCCAGGCAGTGAGAAGCCTCACACAACATTAGGAAACACTCGATAA
- a CDS encoding integrase domain-containing protein — protein MDDLTYTLRQLCRRNRDGSHNTQADRIRSLGLIARQLRESGFRQMKAPSLKGKHVLALLDRWQGEGLSPGTIKNRLAHLRWWAEKIGKAGILPTDNTQLGVADRRFVTNVSKAQELGTGLGKITDAHVHMSLQLQSAFGLRREEAIKFQPKYADQGDHILLKGSWTKGGRDRSVPVTTSLQREVLNAAHRLAGTGSLIPAQKTYIQQRNTYDGQCKAAGLSHMHGLRHHYAQSRYVALTGRKAPAAGGISSRELSPMQRSQDRVARQIISRELGHERTQITATYLGR, from the coding sequence ATGGACGATTTGACCTACACCCTGCGACAACTTTGCCGACGCAATCGCGATGGCAGTCACAACACTCAGGCCGACCGTATCCGCTCACTGGGGCTGATCGCCCGCCAACTGCGCGAGTCTGGTTTCCGGCAGATGAAAGCGCCCTCGCTCAAGGGCAAACACGTACTGGCACTGCTGGATCGCTGGCAAGGCGAAGGCCTGTCACCTGGCACCATCAAAAATCGGCTTGCGCACCTTCGATGGTGGGCTGAAAAAATCGGCAAGGCTGGCATTCTCCCCACGGACAACACGCAACTGGGAGTGGCCGACCGGCGCTTCGTCACTAACGTCAGCAAAGCCCAGGAACTGGGAACAGGCCTTGGCAAGATCACCGACGCTCATGTGCACATGAGCCTCCAGCTTCAGTCGGCATTTGGACTGCGCCGTGAGGAAGCGATCAAGTTTCAGCCCAAGTATGCGGATCAAGGAGATCACATTCTCCTCAAGGGCTCATGGACGAAGGGTGGACGTGATCGCTCTGTGCCGGTCACCACTTCGCTACAGCGCGAGGTATTGAACGCGGCGCATCGTCTAGCGGGAACCGGCTCATTAATCCCGGCTCAGAAAACGTATATCCAGCAGAGAAACACTTACGACGGTCAGTGCAAGGCAGCAGGCCTGAGCCACATGCATGGGCTACGTCATCATTATGCACAAAGCCGTTACGTAGCTTTGACAGGGCGGAAGGCACCGGCGGCAGGAGGAATCTCTTCCAGGGAATTGAGCCCAATGCAGCGTTCTCAAGACCGTGTCGCTCGACAAATTATCAGCCGTGAACTTGGGCATGAGAGAACACAAATTACTGCGACATACCTTGGACGATAA